A section of the Drosophila subobscura isolate 14011-0131.10 chromosome A, UCBerk_Dsub_1.0, whole genome shotgun sequence genome encodes:
- the LOC117901637 gene encoding microsomal glutathione S-transferase 1 isoform X1 codes for MSTNSSQMPSARELYSLDNPIFCCYVFWATVLVAKMLLMSTLTAVQRFRYKLLGLVPLGLRRKIFPNQEDLFFKNTEVQFNDPHVERVRRAHRNDMENILPYFIMALIYISTNPDATVACNLFRVASVARLVHTLVYAVYPVPQPARVIAFASMQLITFYMAAVVALRTLRFI; via the exons ATGTCCACAAATAGCAGCCAGATGCCGTCCGCCCGGGAGCTATACAGCCTGGACAATCCCATCTTCTGTTGCTATGTGTTTTGGGCCACGGTGCTGGTGGCCAAGATGCTGCTGATGTCGACCCTAACGGCCGTGCAACGCTTTCGTTACAAG CTTCTGGGGCTGGTTCCTTTGGGACTGAGGCGCAAG ATATTTCCCAATCAGGAGGATCTCTTCTTCAAGAACACCGAGGTGCAGTTTAATGATCCACACGTGGAGCGCGTACGCAG AGCTCATCGCAATGACATGGAGAACATTCTGCCGTATTTCATCATGGCCCTGATCTACATCAGCACCAATCCGGATGCCACGGTGGCCTGCAATCTGTTCCGTGTGGCCTCCGTGGCCCGCCTAGTGCACACGCTGGTCTACGCCGTGTATCCTGTGCCGCAGCCAGCCCGGGTTATCGCCTTTGCCAGCATGCAGCTCATCACGTTTTACATGGCCGCCGTTGTGGCCTTGCGCACACTTAGATTTATCTGA
- the LOC117895864 gene encoding lipid storage droplets surface-binding protein 2 isoform X4 — protein MASAEQKHATGSNGTAKNANNKINSALTEQEQPKDAKDLLPHLESLERIIKLPVVNAAWDKSQDVYGKVKGKNRVFEWALTAAEDCVTRAVTTAAPFVTKLDRPISFVDQTLVKGIDKLEVKAPIIKDTPQEIYNQAKSKVIDVVQPHLERVVKFKAAGQQKAASLKDLAWQKANEVLATQYGSLAVNGVDTTTALAERLLEYYFPKSESDVEEDNVVVVGESCDYDREIDDRFLVAASTVFLSMSLKIMTEIVEYVRRNPEIINIIDRELNKFMCQFPPARIQSYTQSRPLADYPTRSLVASIEMSPGRSSRSKRATSTTI, from the exons aTGGCAAGTGCAGAGCAAAAACACGCCACGGGAAGCAACGGCACAGCCAAGAacgccaacaacaaaatcaacagcgCTCTCaccgagcaggagcagcccaaGGATGCCAAGGATCTATTGCCTCATCTGGAGTCGCTGGAGCGCATTATCAAGTTGCCGGTGGTGAATGCAGCCTGGGACAAATCGCAGGATGTCTACGGCAAAGTTAAAG gcAAGAATCGCGTCTTCGAATGGGCGCTGACGGCAGCCGAGGATTGCGTGACCCGCGCGGTGACAACGGCGGCGCCGTTTGTGACTAAATTGGATCGCCCGATCTCGTTCGTGGACCAGACCCTCGTCAAGGGCATCGATAAGCTGGAGGTGAAGGCGCCCATCATCAAGGACACACCCCAAGAGATCTACAACCAGGCCAAGAGCAAGGTGATCGATGTGGTGCAGCCGCACCTGGAGCGCGTGGTCAAGTTCAAGGCTGCCGGCCAACAGAAGGCCGCCTCCCTCAAGGATCTCGCCTGGCAGAAGGCCAACGAGGTGCTGGCCACCCAATACGGCAGCCTGGCCGTCAATGGTGTGGACACCACCACAGCCCTGGCCGAGCGACTCCTGGAGTACTATTTCCCCAAGAGCGAGTCGGACGTGGAAGAGGATAATG TTGTGGTTGTTGGGGAGAGCTGCGACTACGATCGAGAGATTGATGATAGATTCTTAGTGGCCGCCTCAACGGTATTCCTGTCCATGTCCCTGAAAATCATGACCGAAATTGTTGAGTACGTTAGAAGAAATCCAGAGATCATAAACATTATCGATAGGGAACTCAACAAGTTTATG TGCCAGTTTCCGCCAGCGAGGATCCAGTCTTACACACAGTCCAGACCGTTGGCCGACTATCCAACAAGATCTCTCGTCGCGTCTATCGAAATGTCTCCCGGCAGATCAAGCAGGTCCAAAAGGGCAACATCAACGACTATCTGA
- the LOC117901652 gene encoding cytochrome c oxidase copper chaperone, with translation MGSNTSKGVEVAQAAASEPVVATGGASGAATAAKPKCKACCACPETKRARDQCMVERGEENCTALIEAHKQCMRDAGFNI, from the exons ATGGGCAGCAACACATCCAAGGGAGTCGAAGTCGCTCAGGCCGCTGCATCAGAGCCAGTTGTCGCGACTGGCGGTGCTTCCGgtgccgccactgctgccaaGCCCAAGTGCAAGGCCTGCTGCGCCTGTCCCGAGACCAAGCGGGCGCGTGACCAGTG CATGGTGGAGCGCGGCGAGGAGAACTGCACGGCACTGATAGAGGCGCACAAGCAGTGCATGCGGGATGCCGGCTTTAACATCTAA
- the LOC117901637 gene encoding microsomal glutathione S-transferase 1 isoform X2 has translation MSTNSSQMPSARELYSLDNPIFCCYVFWATVLVAKMLLMSTLTAVQRFRYKIFPNQEDLFFKNTEVQFNDPHVERVRRAHRNDMENILPYFIMALIYISTNPDATVACNLFRVASVARLVHTLVYAVYPVPQPARVIAFASMQLITFYMAAVVALRTLRFI, from the exons ATGTCCACAAATAGCAGCCAGATGCCGTCCGCCCGGGAGCTATACAGCCTGGACAATCCCATCTTCTGTTGCTATGTGTTTTGGGCCACGGTGCTGGTGGCCAAGATGCTGCTGATGTCGACCCTAACGGCCGTGCAACGCTTTCGTTACAAG ATATTTCCCAATCAGGAGGATCTCTTCTTCAAGAACACCGAGGTGCAGTTTAATGATCCACACGTGGAGCGCGTACGCAG AGCTCATCGCAATGACATGGAGAACATTCTGCCGTATTTCATCATGGCCCTGATCTACATCAGCACCAATCCGGATGCCACGGTGGCCTGCAATCTGTTCCGTGTGGCCTCCGTGGCCCGCCTAGTGCACACGCTGGTCTACGCCGTGTATCCTGTGCCGCAGCCAGCCCGGGTTATCGCCTTTGCCAGCATGCAGCTCATCACGTTTTACATGGCCGCCGTTGTGGCCTTGCGCACACTTAGATTTATCTGA
- the LOC117895864 gene encoding lipid storage droplets surface-binding protein 2 isoform X1: MASAEQKHATGSNGTAKNANNKINSALTEQEQPKDAKDLLPHLESLERIIKLPVVNAAWDKSQDVYGKVKGKNRVFEWALTAAEDCVTRAVTTAAPFVTKLDRPISFVDQTLVKGIDKLEVKAPIIKDTPQEIYNQAKSKVIDVVQPHLERVVKFKAAGQQKAASLKDLAWQKANEVLATQYGSLAVNGVDTTTALAERLLEYYFPKSESDVEEDNDDKQNAVAHNGKSSENDMPVSASEDPVLHTVQTVGRLSNKISRRVYRNVSRQIKQVQKGNINDYLSSLIAALKLHQYINFINSSMGTNVEQSTLGETCSPYGTSSSSTATTTTTTAAAATSSNSKTNAAAAAAAASKPKVAKSKPTSTQPIQ, encoded by the exons aTGGCAAGTGCAGAGCAAAAACACGCCACGGGAAGCAACGGCACAGCCAAGAacgccaacaacaaaatcaacagcgCTCTCaccgagcaggagcagcccaaGGATGCCAAGGATCTATTGCCTCATCTGGAGTCGCTGGAGCGCATTATCAAGTTGCCGGTGGTGAATGCAGCCTGGGACAAATCGCAGGATGTCTACGGCAAAGTTAAAG gcAAGAATCGCGTCTTCGAATGGGCGCTGACGGCAGCCGAGGATTGCGTGACCCGCGCGGTGACAACGGCGGCGCCGTTTGTGACTAAATTGGATCGCCCGATCTCGTTCGTGGACCAGACCCTCGTCAAGGGCATCGATAAGCTGGAGGTGAAGGCGCCCATCATCAAGGACACACCCCAAGAGATCTACAACCAGGCCAAGAGCAAGGTGATCGATGTGGTGCAGCCGCACCTGGAGCGCGTGGTCAAGTTCAAGGCTGCCGGCCAACAGAAGGCCGCCTCCCTCAAGGATCTCGCCTGGCAGAAGGCCAACGAGGTGCTGGCCACCCAATACGGCAGCCTGGCCGTCAATGGTGTGGACACCACCACAGCCCTGGCCGAGCGACTCCTGGAGTACTATTTCCCCAAGAGCGAGTCGGACGTGGAAGAGGATAATG ATGATAAACAAAATGCCGTCGCGCATAATGGCAAGAGTTCCGAAAATGACA TGCCAGTTTCCGCCAGCGAGGATCCAGTCTTACACACAGTCCAGACCGTTGGCCGACTATCCAACAAGATCTCTCGTCGCGTCTATCGAAATGTCTCCCGGCAGATCAAGCAGGTCCAAAAGGGCAACATCAACGACTATCTGAGCTCCCTGATAGCCGCACTCAAGCTGCATCAGTACATCAACTTTATCAACTCATCGATGGGCACAAATGTCGAGCAGTCGACACTTGGGGAAACCTGTTCGCCGTATggaacaagcagcagcagcaccgccaccaccaccaccaccactgctgcagctgcaaccaGCTCGAACTCCAAGACCaacgcggcggcggcagcggcagcggcgtccAAGCCGAAGGTTGCCAAGAGCAAACCAACTTCCACCCAGCCGATTCAGTAG
- the LOC117895864 gene encoding lipid storage droplets surface-binding protein 2 isoform X2: protein MASAEQKHATGSNGTAKNANNKINSALTEQEQPKDAKDLLPHLESLERIIKLPVVNAAWDKSQDVYGKVKGKNRVFEWALTAAEDCVTRAVTTAAPFVTKLDRPISFVDQTLVKGIDKLEVKAPIIKDTPQEIYNQAKSKVIDVVQPHLERVVKFKAAGQQKAASLKDLAWQKANEVLATQYGSLAVNGVDTTTALAERLLEYYFPKSESDVEEDNVPVSASEDPVLHTVQTVGRLSNKISRRVYRNVSRQIKQVQKGNINDYLSSLIAALKLHQYINFINSSMGTNVEQSTLGETCSPYGTSSSSTATTTTTTAAAATSSNSKTNAAAAAAAASKPKVAKSKPTSTQPIQ from the exons aTGGCAAGTGCAGAGCAAAAACACGCCACGGGAAGCAACGGCACAGCCAAGAacgccaacaacaaaatcaacagcgCTCTCaccgagcaggagcagcccaaGGATGCCAAGGATCTATTGCCTCATCTGGAGTCGCTGGAGCGCATTATCAAGTTGCCGGTGGTGAATGCAGCCTGGGACAAATCGCAGGATGTCTACGGCAAAGTTAAAG gcAAGAATCGCGTCTTCGAATGGGCGCTGACGGCAGCCGAGGATTGCGTGACCCGCGCGGTGACAACGGCGGCGCCGTTTGTGACTAAATTGGATCGCCCGATCTCGTTCGTGGACCAGACCCTCGTCAAGGGCATCGATAAGCTGGAGGTGAAGGCGCCCATCATCAAGGACACACCCCAAGAGATCTACAACCAGGCCAAGAGCAAGGTGATCGATGTGGTGCAGCCGCACCTGGAGCGCGTGGTCAAGTTCAAGGCTGCCGGCCAACAGAAGGCCGCCTCCCTCAAGGATCTCGCCTGGCAGAAGGCCAACGAGGTGCTGGCCACCCAATACGGCAGCCTGGCCGTCAATGGTGTGGACACCACCACAGCCCTGGCCGAGCGACTCCTGGAGTACTATTTCCCCAAGAGCGAGTCGGACGTGGAAGAGGATAATG TGCCAGTTTCCGCCAGCGAGGATCCAGTCTTACACACAGTCCAGACCGTTGGCCGACTATCCAACAAGATCTCTCGTCGCGTCTATCGAAATGTCTCCCGGCAGATCAAGCAGGTCCAAAAGGGCAACATCAACGACTATCTGAGCTCCCTGATAGCCGCACTCAAGCTGCATCAGTACATCAACTTTATCAACTCATCGATGGGCACAAATGTCGAGCAGTCGACACTTGGGGAAACCTGTTCGCCGTATggaacaagcagcagcagcaccgccaccaccaccaccaccactgctgcagctgcaaccaGCTCGAACTCCAAGACCaacgcggcggcggcagcggcagcggcgtccAAGCCGAAGGTTGCCAAGAGCAAACCAACTTCCACCCAGCCGATTCAGTAG
- the LOC117895864 gene encoding lipid storage droplets surface-binding protein 2 isoform X3 — protein MASAEQKHATGSNGTAKNANNKINSALTEQEQPKDAKDLLPHLESLERIIKLPVVNAAWDKSQDVYGKVKGKNRVFEWALTAAEDCVTRAVTTAAPFVTKLDRPISFVDQTLVKGIDKLEVKAPIIKDTPQEIYNQAKSKVIDVVQPHLERVVKFKAAGQQKAASLKDLAWQKANEVLATQYGSLAVNGVDTTTALAERLLEYYFPKSESDVEEDNDDKQNAVAHNGKSSENDIVVVGESCDYDREIDDRFLVAASTVFLSMSLKIMTEIVEYVRRNPEIINIIDRELNKFMCQFPPARIQSYTQSRPLADYPTRSLVASIEMSPGRSSRSKRATSTTI, from the exons aTGGCAAGTGCAGAGCAAAAACACGCCACGGGAAGCAACGGCACAGCCAAGAacgccaacaacaaaatcaacagcgCTCTCaccgagcaggagcagcccaaGGATGCCAAGGATCTATTGCCTCATCTGGAGTCGCTGGAGCGCATTATCAAGTTGCCGGTGGTGAATGCAGCCTGGGACAAATCGCAGGATGTCTACGGCAAAGTTAAAG gcAAGAATCGCGTCTTCGAATGGGCGCTGACGGCAGCCGAGGATTGCGTGACCCGCGCGGTGACAACGGCGGCGCCGTTTGTGACTAAATTGGATCGCCCGATCTCGTTCGTGGACCAGACCCTCGTCAAGGGCATCGATAAGCTGGAGGTGAAGGCGCCCATCATCAAGGACACACCCCAAGAGATCTACAACCAGGCCAAGAGCAAGGTGATCGATGTGGTGCAGCCGCACCTGGAGCGCGTGGTCAAGTTCAAGGCTGCCGGCCAACAGAAGGCCGCCTCCCTCAAGGATCTCGCCTGGCAGAAGGCCAACGAGGTGCTGGCCACCCAATACGGCAGCCTGGCCGTCAATGGTGTGGACACCACCACAGCCCTGGCCGAGCGACTCCTGGAGTACTATTTCCCCAAGAGCGAGTCGGACGTGGAAGAGGATAATG ATGATAAACAAAATGCCGTCGCGCATAATGGCAAGAGTTCCGAAAATGACA TTGTGGTTGTTGGGGAGAGCTGCGACTACGATCGAGAGATTGATGATAGATTCTTAGTGGCCGCCTCAACGGTATTCCTGTCCATGTCCCTGAAAATCATGACCGAAATTGTTGAGTACGTTAGAAGAAATCCAGAGATCATAAACATTATCGATAGGGAACTCAACAAGTTTATG TGCCAGTTTCCGCCAGCGAGGATCCAGTCTTACACACAGTCCAGACCGTTGGCCGACTATCCAACAAGATCTCTCGTCGCGTCTATCGAAATGTCTCCCGGCAGATCAAGCAGGTCCAAAAGGGCAACATCAACGACTATCTGA
- the LOC117903683 gene encoding 1-acylglycerol-3-phosphate O-acyltransferase Pnpla3 → MEQRMNLSFAGCGFLGIYHVGVAVCLKKHAPQLLLERIAGASAGALAACCLLCDLPIETMAADFLRVVGEVRRHPLGPFSPSFNLQRCLLEGMQRELPEDAHERVSGRLHISLTRVRDRCNVLMSEFGSRQELLQALLCSCFIPGLSGLMPPQVRGVRYMDGAFSNNLPLLDEHTVTVSPFCGESDICPRDRSSHLFHLNLNWANTCIRISRPNLRRMVRIVLPGRAEFLSAFCQQGYDDALYFLNRNNLIGRLQEWDQCQEHHLPLAVRHTIDVYMEQANKELGQWLLDPQSGIQLFCLPSALLNAVARLAPPLARQVVRMIGRRLSRSLTLCEQPHFDLGLLMMHCSSVVPLPPPRTRHSSDNDDNAGIRLPQILEQNEGHCERASSASVSHPTQPSSPEENKTKTPTDL, encoded by the coding sequence ATGGAGCAAAGGATGAATTTGTCTTTCGCCGGCTGTGGCTTCTTGGGCATCTACCACGTGGGAGTGGCCGTGTGCCTCAAGAAGCACGCGCCGCAGCTGCTACTGGAGCGGATTGCTGGCGCCTCGGCCGGTGCactggccgcctgctgcctgctctgcgACCTGCCGATTGAGACAATGGCCGCGGACTTCCTGCGGGTGGTGGGCGAGGTGCGACGACACCCGCTGGGTCCCTTCAGTCCCTCGTTCAACCTGCAGAGATGCCTGCTGGAGGGGATGCAGCGCGAATTACCCGAAGACGCACACGAGAGGGTCAGCGGGCGGCTGCACATCTCACTGACGCGTGTGCGGGACCGGTGCAATGTGCTGATGTCAGAGTTTGGGTCGCGCCAGGAGCTGCTCcaggctctgctctgctcgtgCTTCATTCCGGGCCTCTCCGGGCTGATGCCGCCACAGGTGCGAGGTGTCCGCTACATGGACGGCGCCTTCTCGAACaacctgccgctgctggacgAGCACACGGTCACGGTGAGTCCCTTTTGCGGGGAGAGCGACATCTGCCCGCGGGACCGCAGCTCGCACCTGTTCCACCTGAACCTCAACTGGGCCAACACCTGCATCCGCATCTCGCGGCCCAATCTGCGCCGCATGGTGCGCATCGTACTGCCCGGCCGAGCCGAATTTCTCTCCGCCTTCTGCCAGCAGGGCTACGACGACGCCCTGTACTTCCTCAACCGCAACAACCTCATTGGACGCCTGCAGGAGTGGGACCAGTGCCAGGAGCACCATCTGCCGCTGGCGGTGCGCCACACCATTGACGTCTACATGGAGCAGGCCAACAAGGAACTCGGCCAGTGGCTCCTGGACCCCCAGTCGGGCATTCAGCTGTTCTGCCTGCCCTCCGCCCTGCTCAACGCCGTCGCCCGACTCGCGCCGCCACTGGCCAGGCAAGTCGTCCGAATGATCGGACGCCGCCTCAGCCGGTCGCTGACGTTATGCGAGCAGCCGCACTTTGATCTCGGCCTGCTGATGATGCACTGCAGCTCAGTAGttccgctgccgccgccacgcaCACGACATTCCAGTGATAACGATGACAACGCTGGAATCAGGCTTCCACAAATATTGGAGCAGAATGAGGGTCACTGCGAACGTGCaagctctgcctctgtctcccACCCGACACAGCCCTCCTCGCCAGAAGAGAATAAGACTAAGACGCCAACCGATTTGTGA
- the LOC117901627 gene encoding microsomal glutathione S-transferase 1, with the protein MENNTLATPTPTPTSVSAHATMPLRLTLLDRSNPVFACYLVWMSLLVLKMLCMSLLTARQRMRTKTFANPEDLRLSKDSEVRFGDDHVERVRRAHRNDLENVLPFMLMSLAYVAAGPHPMVARMLIRIGASARLLHTFVYAVVPVPQPARVLAFSTTFTITCFEAIYVLVCCIKFI; encoded by the exons atggaaaacaataCTTTGgctactcccactcccaccccCACTTCCGTGTCCGCGCACGCGACCATGCCCTTGCGTTTGACATTGCTGGACAGGTCGAACCCCGTGTTCGCCTGCTACCTGGTGTGGATGAGTCTGCTGGTGCTGAAAATGCTGTGCATGTCGCTGCTAACAGCCCGCCAGCGGATGCGCACCAAAACGTTTGCCAATCCCGAGGATCTGCGCCTCAGCAAGGACAGCGAGGTGCGCTTCGGCGATGACCATGTGGAGCGAGTGCGTCG GGCTCATCGGAACGATCTGGAGAATGTGCTGCCGTTCATGCTGATGTCCCTGGCCTATGTGGCCGCTGGGCCGCATCCGATGGTCGCTCGTATGCTCATACGCATCGGGGCAAGTGCCAGACTGCTGCACACCTTCGTCTACGCTGTGGTGCCGGTTCCCCAGCCGGCGCGCGTCTTGGCATTCTCCACCACATTTACGATTACCTGCTTCGAGGCGATCTATGTGCTCGTCTGCTGCATCAAATTTATCTAG